In Shinella zoogloeoides, the genomic window CGCTGTTCGCCTTCCCGCCGAAGCTGATGGCGGTCCTAAAGTGGCTGCCGCACTATTTCTTTCCCTGGAACGCCGTCTTCGCCGCGTCTGCCGTCGCCTACTGGGCCTGGGTCATCCCCCCGGTGGAGACGATGCAAACGCTCGGCATCGGCTGGGTGCTCTGGCTTTATGCGGTCAACGCGGTCTGCGTGTTCCTGTTCTACGGCGCCTTCGAGCTTCATCTCTATGTGCTGAAGCGGCAGGAGAACCGCTTCAAGTACAACGGCAAGTTCCCGGCCGACCAGAAAAACAGCGTGTTCTGGTTCGATCGCCAGAACGCCGACAACATGCTGCGCACCTTCCTGTCGGGCGTGACGATCTGGACGGCGATAGAGGTCGCCATGCTCTGGGCCTATGCCAATGGCTACGCGCCCTGGCTGAGCTTTGCGGAAAATCCGTGGACGCTGGCGCTCGTGGCGCTCGTCGTGCCGATCATCCATGAATTCCACTTCTTCTGCATCCACCGGCTCATCCACACGCCGTTCCTCTATAAATGGGTGCATTCCGTCCACCACAATTCAGTGAACCCCTCGCCATGGTCGTCGCTGTCGATGCATCCGGTCGAGCATTTCCTCTACCTCGGCACCGCCTTCTACCATCTCGTCCTGCCGTCCAATCCGATCCTGATGCTGTACCAGCTCCATTATGCCGGTTTCGGCGCCATTCCCGGCCATGTCGGCTTCGACAAGGTGGAGGTGGGCGAGGACAAGCTGGTCGATAGCCACGCCTATGCGCACTACCTGCACCACAAATATTTCGAGGTGAACTACGGCGACGCCCTGATCCCGCTCGATAAGTGGTTCGGCACCTGGCACGACGGCTCGCCCGAGGGCGAAGCGCTCATGCAGGAGCGCTACCGCAAGCGCAAGGAAAAGCTCGCCGCCCGCAAGGCCCGCAGCGAAGTACAGGGAGCGGCAGAATGACCTGGGTTTCCGCAGGCAAATTCGAGGACATCGAGCAGGAAGGCGCCATCCGTTTCGACCATGGCGGCCGCACCTATGCGATCTATCGAGGCCCGGATGACAGCATCTATTGCACGGCGGGCCTGTGCACCCATGAGGCGATCCATCTCGCGGACGGCCTCGTCATGGATTTCGAAGTGGAATGTCCCAAGCATTCCGGCGCCTTCGACTATCGCACCGGCGAGGCCCTGCGGCTTCCCGCCTGCGAGAACCTGAAGACCTATCCGGCCGAAGTGGTCGATGGAGAGGTGCGCGTGGCCCTCGGCTGAGGCCGCGCATGATCGATCGGGCCCTTCGGGCCTCCGGTGTGCGATCGGGTGAACCGGCACCCAATGGGAGGAAGACATGAAATCCATGTACTTGGCGGCTGCTCTGGCCGCCATGATGGGAAGCGCTGCCTTTGCGCAGACCATCGGCGTTTCGATGCAGAGTTTCGACAACAACTTCCAGACGCTTCTGCGCGAGGGCATCAGCGCAAGGGCTTCGGAGGTGAGCGGCGTCACCGTGCAGGTCGAGGATGCCCAGACGGACATTTCCAAGCAGCTCAACCAGGTGAACAATTTCATCGCCGCAGGTGTCGATGCCATCGTCATGACCCTGACGGATACGTCCGCGGCGCCGGGGATCAGCGAGGCGGCGGAAAAGGCAGGGATACCGCTGGTCTATCTCAACCTCGAACCGGACAATGCCGGCAAGCTGCCGGAAAAGCAGGCCTATGTCGGCTCCAAGGAAACGGATTCCGGCACGCTGGGCGCGGAGGCGGCCTGTTCGCTGCTGAAGGAGAAGGGCAAGGCCGGCGACGCGCAGGTCTATATCCTGATGGGTGACCTCGCCCACCAGGCATCGCGCGACCGCACGAATTCCTTCAAGGAAACGATCGGGGCGGGGGACTGCAAGGGCGTGACCATCGCCGACGAGCAGTCCGGCGCCTGGACGCGCACCAATGCGATGGACCTGACGACGAACTGGATCACCGCCGGCCAGCCGATCGACGTGGTCTTCGCCAACAATGACGAGATGGCGATCGGCGCGATCCAGGCCCTGAAGGCGGCGGGTGTCTCGATGGAAGACGTGATCGTCATCGGCATCGACGCCACCCAGGACGGCCTTGCCGCCATGGCGGCCGGCGATCTGGACGCCACCGTGTTCCAGAACGCCAAGGGCCAGTCGGCGAGCGCGGTGGATGCCGCCGTCGCGCTGGTGCGCGGCGAACCGGTCGAAAAGCAGGTCTGGGTGCCCTTCGAGCTCGTGACGCCGAAGAACATGGCCGATTACGCCAGCAAGAACTGA contains:
- a CDS encoding MocE family 2Fe-2S type ferredoxin, whose product is MTWVSAGKFEDIEQEGAIRFDHGGRTYAIYRGPDDSIYCTAGLCTHEAIHLADGLVMDFEVECPKHSGAFDYRTGEALRLPACENLKTYPAEVVDGEVRVALG
- a CDS encoding substrate-binding domain-containing protein, producing MKSMYLAAALAAMMGSAAFAQTIGVSMQSFDNNFQTLLREGISARASEVSGVTVQVEDAQTDISKQLNQVNNFIAAGVDAIVMTLTDTSAAPGISEAAEKAGIPLVYLNLEPDNAGKLPEKQAYVGSKETDSGTLGAEAACSLLKEKGKAGDAQVYILMGDLAHQASRDRTNSFKETIGAGDCKGVTIADEQSGAWTRTNAMDLTTNWITAGQPIDVVFANNDEMAIGAIQALKAAGVSMEDVIVIGIDATQDGLAAMAAGDLDATVFQNAKGQSASAVDAAVALVRGEPVEKQVWVPFELVTPKNMADYASKN
- a CDS encoding sterol desaturase family protein, giving the protein MDDLQYGKRNKRGDWTPNQPVETAPLFAFPPKLMAVLKWLPHYFFPWNAVFAASAVAYWAWVIPPVETMQTLGIGWVLWLYAVNAVCVFLFYGAFELHLYVLKRQENRFKYNGKFPADQKNSVFWFDRQNADNMLRTFLSGVTIWTAIEVAMLWAYANGYAPWLSFAENPWTLALVALVVPIIHEFHFFCIHRLIHTPFLYKWVHSVHHNSVNPSPWSSLSMHPVEHFLYLGTAFYHLVLPSNPILMLYQLHYAGFGAIPGHVGFDKVEVGEDKLVDSHAYAHYLHHKYFEVNYGDALIPLDKWFGTWHDGSPEGEALMQERYRKRKEKLAARKARSEVQGAAE